One part of the Caldicoprobacter guelmensis genome encodes these proteins:
- a CDS encoding energy-coupling factor transporter transmembrane component T family protein, producing MIKDITIGQFFPGQSVIHRLDPRVKVILTFVFIVIIFFVKTYAGYGLVFAYIGFAVWLSGVPIRYILKGLKPLLFIIVLTFFINVFFTPGNRVLFQVWVLKFTQEGLNQGIFMALRLVLLVVGTSLLTLTTSPISLTDGIERLLQPLQVVRFPAHELAMMMTIALRFIPTLLEETDKIMKAQMARGADFETGNLFQRAKALVPLLVPLFISAFRRADELAMAMESRCYRGGKNRTRMKVLKATKRDYIAVGVTLLLVAGILLDSYVL from the coding sequence ATGATTAAAGACATCACCATAGGTCAATTTTTCCCCGGCCAATCAGTGATACATCGGCTTGATCCACGGGTGAAGGTAATACTGACTTTTGTCTTCATTGTAATAATATTTTTTGTTAAAACCTATGCAGGATATGGGCTGGTTTTTGCATATATAGGGTTTGCAGTATGGCTTTCAGGAGTGCCTATTCGGTACATCTTGAAGGGCCTCAAGCCTCTTCTGTTCATAATAGTCCTGACGTTTTTTATAAACGTCTTTTTCACGCCGGGGAATAGGGTATTGTTTCAGGTATGGGTGCTTAAATTTACCCAGGAAGGATTAAATCAGGGCATCTTTATGGCGCTAAGGCTGGTGCTTCTAGTTGTGGGGACTTCGTTGCTTACTTTAACTACATCGCCCATATCTTTAACTGATGGTATTGAGCGCCTGCTTCAGCCGCTTCAGGTGGTCCGGTTCCCGGCTCATGAGCTAGCTATGATGATGACAATAGCCTTGCGATTTATCCCTACCTTGCTAGAAGAAACCGACAAGATAATGAAGGCGCAAATGGCAAGAGGGGCTGATTTCGAGACCGGCAACCTGTTCCAAAGGGCAAAGGCACTGGTGCCGCTCTTGGTGCCGCTATTTATAAGTGCATTTAGGAGGGCCGATGAGTTGGCTATGGCAATGGAATCGCGTTGTTACCGCGGCGGCAAAAATCGTACGCGCATGAAAGTCCTTAAGGCGACTAAGAGGGATTACATAGCGGTGGGGGTGACGCTGTTGTTAGTTGCGGGCATACTCCTGGACAGCTATGTATTGTAA
- the truA gene encoding tRNA pseudouridine(38-40) synthase TruA, with product MRNIKIVLEYDGTNYAGWQRQKNALSIQQVVEEALYKLTGETVTVVGAGRTDSGVHARGQVANFFTASRLPAERFSFALNSVLPPDIRVLESEEVSHEFHARYSAKAKQYRYSICMRPHAPAIARNYYYHVPDILDVDAMNSAAKYIIGTHDFKAFQSAGSSVKNTVRTVYEAYWVWEPPCFLYFNIKGDGFLYNMVRILVGTFIEVGRHRMLESDMKRILEAGDRDKAGPTAPAHGLCLERVYY from the coding sequence ATGAGAAACATAAAAATTGTGCTGGAGTATGACGGTACCAATTATGCTGGCTGGCAAAGGCAAAAGAATGCGCTGTCGATTCAACAAGTAGTAGAGGAGGCTTTGTACAAGCTTACTGGAGAAACGGTCACGGTGGTTGGGGCAGGGCGTACCGATAGTGGGGTACATGCCCGGGGCCAAGTAGCCAACTTCTTTACAGCTTCGAGGCTCCCTGCCGAACGGTTTAGCTTTGCATTAAATTCTGTGTTGCCCCCTGATATTCGAGTGCTTGAGTCGGAAGAGGTTTCTCACGAGTTTCATGCCAGGTATTCTGCCAAGGCAAAGCAATACAGGTATTCTATATGCATGAGGCCGCATGCACCTGCCATAGCCAGAAATTATTACTATCATGTGCCGGATATTTTAGACGTGGATGCAATGAATTCAGCAGCTAAATATATCATAGGTACTCATGACTTTAAGGCTTTTCAAAGCGCTGGTAGCAGCGTAAAAAATACCGTGCGAACGGTGTATGAGGCCTATTGGGTATGGGAGCCGCCATGCTTCTTATATTTCAATATTAAAGGAGACGGATTTTTGTACAATATGGTGCGCATTCTTGTAGGGACTTTCATAGAGGTAGGGCGGCACAGGATGTTGGAGTCTGATATGAAGCGCATTCTGGAAGCAGGAGACAGGGATAAAGCAGGGCCCACGGCACCCGCTCACGGTTTATGCCTTGAAAGGGTGTATTATTGA
- a CDS encoding VOC family protein produces MKDKGILNSRVIVQIGIVVRDIEAVSQAYADLLGVEKPQWFWTDEYEKAHTEFYGQPSHARAKLAFFDMGNVQLELIEPDEKPSTWRDFLDNCGEGVHHIAFMIKEMDDEIKKLERHGMRLIQRGDYEGGRYAYIDTREQLKVLIELLENF; encoded by the coding sequence ATGAAGGATAAAGGCATATTAAATAGCAGGGTGATTGTTCAAATTGGGATTGTTGTGCGGGATATAGAAGCAGTTTCCCAGGCATACGCAGACTTGTTGGGCGTAGAAAAACCGCAGTGGTTCTGGACGGATGAATACGAAAAAGCTCATACCGAGTTTTATGGTCAGCCCAGTCATGCGCGGGCAAAGCTGGCATTTTTTGATATGGGAAACGTACAATTGGAACTGATTGAGCCTGACGAAAAGCCAAGCACATGGAGAGATTTTTTAGATAACTGCGGTGAGGGTGTACATCATATAGCCTTTATGATAAAGGAGATGGATGATGAAATAAAGAAGCTGGAACGGCATGGAATGCGACTGATACAGCGGGGAGATTATGAGGGAGGACGTTATGCTTATATAGATACGAGGGAACAGTTAAAAGTGCTAATTGAACTACTAGAAAATTTTTGA
- the rplM gene encoding 50S ribosomal protein L13, whose translation MKTYVAKPDKITRKWYVVDATDKPLGRLASQIAKILRGKHKPIYTPHVDTGDFVIVINAEKVKLTGKKLDKKLYRHHTLYPGGLKEIPYRQLLATKPTFVIYHAVKGMLPHNRLGRKMLKKLRVYAGPNHKHEAQQPEILEL comes from the coding sequence ATGAAGACTTATGTAGCTAAGCCGGATAAGATTACGAGAAAATGGTATGTTGTGGATGCAACTGACAAGCCATTGGGTAGATTAGCATCCCAAATTGCTAAAATATTGAGGGGTAAGCATAAACCCATTTATACTCCCCATGTGGATACAGGCGATTTTGTTATCGTTATCAACGCAGAAAAAGTCAAGTTGACGGGTAAGAAACTTGATAAGAAGCTTTATCGTCATCATACCTTGTACCCTGGAGGTCTGAAAGAAATTCCTTATAGACAGCTTTTAGCAACCAAGCCCACGTTTGTGATATATCATGCTGTAAAAGGGATGTTGCCACATAATAGATTGGGACGTAAGATGCTCAAAAAATTGAGGGTATATGCCGGGCCAAACCATAAACATGAGGCGCAACAGCCCGAAATACTTGAACTGTAA
- the rpsI gene encoding 30S ribosomal protein S9 yields the protein MVKVQYYGTGRRKTSVARVRLIPGEGKIIINDRDIDEYFGMEPLRIMVKQPLELTGTLGKFDVIAKVEGGGFSGQAGAIRHGISRALLKVDEGFRPILKQAGFLTRDPRMKERKKYGLKGARRAPQFSKR from the coding sequence TTGGTAAAGGTACAGTATTATGGGACTGGTAGGAGAAAGACGTCTGTAGCCAGGGTACGGCTTATCCCAGGAGAGGGGAAAATCATCATTAATGACCGTGATATTGATGAGTACTTTGGTATGGAACCGCTGAGGATTATGGTAAAGCAGCCACTGGAGCTGACGGGTACATTAGGCAAGTTTGACGTTATAGCCAAGGTGGAAGGTGGTGGCTTTAGCGGACAGGCCGGCGCTATCAGGCATGGCATTTCCAGGGCTTTGCTGAAGGTAGACGAGGGTTTCCGGCCAATACTCAAGCAAGCCGGCTTCTTAACGCGTGATCCTCGAATGAAAGAGAGAAAGAAGTACGGCTTGAAAGGCGCTCGAAGGGCACCCCAGTTCTCCAAGAGGTGA
- the trxB gene encoding thioredoxin-disulfide reductase, which yields MKDIIIVGGGVAGLTAGLYAKRGGMDALLFEKMFAGGQMATTYLVENYPGFDEPISGPDLAMKMESHARKFGLEILYDEVIELELEGRIKKVRTDKGEYEAKALILCMGAQPKKLGLPKEDEFRGRGVSYCATCDGAFYRDKIVAVVGGGDTAVEDALFLAQHATKVYLIHRRNALRASKILQDRLFANPKVEMVWDSVVDEILGEKGVEGLLVRNVKDGSSKKLKVDGLFVAIGIQPNNALIQGKLNMNEAGFVITDETMATNIPGVFAAGDLRQKPLWQIITAAADGAIASVSAQRYIMEQFA from the coding sequence TTGAAAGATATAATAATCGTGGGAGGTGGAGTGGCTGGCCTCACTGCTGGGCTGTATGCCAAAAGAGGTGGGATGGATGCGCTGCTTTTTGAGAAGATGTTTGCAGGTGGACAGATGGCTACTACATACTTGGTAGAAAACTATCCCGGATTTGACGAGCCTATAAGTGGGCCGGACCTTGCCATGAAGATGGAATCTCATGCCCGCAAATTTGGGCTTGAAATATTATATGATGAGGTAATAGAGCTGGAGCTTGAAGGCAGAATAAAGAAAGTGAGGACCGATAAAGGGGAATATGAAGCCAAGGCGCTTATACTCTGTATGGGGGCACAGCCTAAAAAGCTGGGCTTGCCCAAAGAAGATGAGTTCCGGGGTAGAGGGGTCTCCTATTGCGCCACCTGTGATGGTGCTTTTTATAGAGATAAGATAGTTGCAGTGGTGGGCGGTGGCGACACTGCGGTGGAGGATGCTTTATTTTTGGCCCAGCATGCTACAAAGGTGTATCTTATTCACAGGCGTAATGCTTTAAGGGCTTCCAAAATATTACAGGACAGGCTGTTTGCAAATCCCAAAGTTGAAATGGTGTGGGATTCGGTAGTAGATGAGATACTGGGGGAAAAAGGGGTAGAGGGTCTGCTGGTGCGAAACGTAAAGGATGGTTCCAGCAAAAAGTTAAAAGTGGATGGGCTGTTTGTGGCAATTGGTATACAGCCGAATAATGCCTTGATCCAAGGCAAGTTAAATATGAACGAAGCAGGGTTTGTGATAACCGATGAGACTATGGCTACTAATATACCTGGTGTTTTTGCAGCGGGTGATTTGAGACAGAAACCGCTGTGGCAGATCATAACTGCTGCAGCAGATGGAGCCATCGCTTCGGTATCAGCTCAGAGATACATAATGGAACAGTTCGCGTGA
- the glmM gene encoding phosphoglucosamine mutase: MSRMFGTDGVRGIANQDLNCELAFKLGQVGTYVLSKGKKKPKILIGKDTRLSGDMLEAALVAGICSAGGQALLAGVIPTPGVAYLTKHYRVDAGVVISASHNPMEYNGIKFFDRNGYKLPDELEDEIEAIIKGEKRVDIPAPTGGDIGSKMIVPNAIQDYVNFLKHTIDVDLNGLKLALDCANGAAYKVAPMVFSQLGAEVVAINDNPNGININWNCGSTHPEGLQRFVVENRVDVGLAFDGDADRLIVVDEKGELVDGDQIMVICALDMKERGLLKRNTVVATIMSNIGFDIALERAGCSFVKTKVGDRYVLEEMLKNGYNIGGEQSGHIIFLDHSTTGDGILTALQLLSVLKRKKQKLSELASVMQRFPQVLVNARVNPDKKNFYMEDHVIAEEISRIESRFKGAGRVVIRPSGTEPLIRVMIEGADQKEIEESAKRLASLIEERLN; encoded by the coding sequence ATGTCAAGGATGTTTGGTACAGACGGAGTAAGGGGGATAGCAAATCAAGATTTAAACTGTGAACTGGCGTTTAAGCTGGGGCAGGTAGGAACCTATGTGTTATCAAAGGGCAAGAAAAAGCCCAAAATTTTAATAGGCAAGGATACCAGGCTATCAGGTGATATGTTGGAGGCGGCACTGGTAGCTGGAATTTGTTCGGCAGGTGGCCAAGCGTTGTTGGCAGGAGTTATCCCCACTCCTGGAGTGGCTTACCTTACAAAGCATTACAGGGTGGACGCTGGCGTAGTCATTTCGGCTTCTCATAATCCAATGGAGTACAATGGTATAAAATTCTTTGATAGGAATGGATACAAATTGCCCGATGAGTTGGAAGACGAGATAGAGGCCATTATCAAAGGAGAAAAACGTGTTGACATTCCCGCGCCTACAGGCGGCGACATAGGGAGCAAAATGATTGTTCCCAATGCTATACAGGATTATGTCAATTTTCTCAAACACACTATAGATGTAGATTTGAACGGCTTAAAGTTGGCTTTGGACTGTGCTAATGGTGCAGCATATAAGGTAGCGCCTATGGTATTTTCTCAGTTGGGTGCTGAAGTGGTAGCCATTAATGATAACCCCAACGGCATCAACATAAACTGGAATTGTGGCTCTACTCATCCTGAAGGGCTTCAGCGGTTTGTGGTAGAGAACAGGGTTGACGTAGGGCTGGCGTTTGATGGAGATGCAGACAGATTGATTGTCGTGGACGAAAAAGGTGAGCTGGTGGATGGGGATCAGATAATGGTGATTTGTGCCTTGGATATGAAGGAGAGAGGCCTTCTTAAGCGAAATACGGTAGTAGCTACCATCATGAGCAATATAGGCTTTGATATTGCCCTTGAAAGAGCAGGGTGTAGTTTTGTGAAAACCAAGGTGGGGGATAGGTATGTTTTAGAAGAAATGCTCAAAAATGGATACAATATAGGAGGCGAGCAGTCAGGCCACATAATATTTTTGGACCACAGTACTACGGGAGACGGCATTTTGACGGCTCTGCAGCTTTTATCCGTGCTGAAAAGGAAAAAGCAGAAACTATCTGAACTCGCTTCTGTCATGCAAAGATTCCCGCAGGTGCTGGTCAATGCCAGAGTTAATCCCGATAAAAAGAATTTTTACATGGAAGATCACGTTATAGCGGAAGAGATATCAAGGATTGAATCCAGGTTCAAAGGGGCAGGTAGAGTGGTTATCCGTCCATCTGGAACGGAGCCTCTCATCAGAGTCATGATTGAAGGAGCGGATCAAAAAGAAATAGAAGAAAGTGCCAAAAGGTTGGCAAGTTTGATAGAGGAGCGGCTAAATTGA
- a CDS encoding DUF4321 domain-containing protein: MRRGSSRRGGVLLLLLLAGIIIGSIIGKILAAYFDIPLFTQSFKIGTEDNPLILDVEVVNLVLGITFTINFGTVLGVLLGLIFYFKSLN; this comes from the coding sequence ATGAGAAGGGGAAGCTCGAGAAGGGGTGGGGTACTGCTGTTGCTTTTGCTGGCAGGTATTATCATTGGCAGCATTATAGGGAAAATTTTGGCTGCGTATTTTGATATACCCCTGTTTACCCAGTCATTTAAGATTGGTACTGAAGATAATCCCTTAATACTTGATGTAGAGGTAGTAAACCTAGTGTTGGGAATAACCTTTACCATCAACTTTGGCACTGTGCTAGGCGTGTTGCTCGGACTTATATTTTATTTTAAATCTTTAAATTAG
- a CDS encoding Maf family protein, translated as MRIILASASPRRSELLAQMGLKFEVIPSGQEEKVMESLSPDSLAIELAVKKVESVAQRVQGCALIIGADTVVVKGDEVLGKPKDEREAFQMLMELQGKVHEVITGLAVMEVPSKKCAVAYEKTLVEMASLTPYEIEGYIRTGEPMDKAGAYGIQGLGGMFIKRIEGCYYNVVGLPIHRLWLILKGFGIEVFS; from the coding sequence ATGAGGATAATACTGGCTTCTGCATCGCCTAGGAGGAGCGAGCTCCTTGCACAGATGGGGTTGAAGTTTGAGGTTATTCCCAGTGGTCAAGAAGAAAAAGTGATGGAAAGCCTTTCTCCCGATAGTCTGGCTATAGAGTTAGCTGTTAAAAAAGTTGAAAGCGTTGCACAAAGGGTACAAGGTTGTGCTTTGATAATAGGTGCTGATACCGTTGTGGTCAAAGGTGACGAGGTGTTAGGAAAGCCTAAGGACGAACGAGAGGCATTTCAGATGCTCATGGAGTTGCAGGGAAAGGTTCATGAGGTGATAACAGGGCTGGCTGTCATGGAAGTGCCTTCCAAAAAATGCGCGGTTGCTTATGAGAAGACTTTGGTGGAGATGGCATCTCTTACCCCGTACGAAATTGAGGGATATATTCGTACGGGAGAACCTATGGACAAGGCCGGCGCTTATGGGATTCAAGGCCTGGGAGGAATGTTTATAAAGAGAATAGAGGGATGCTATTACAATGTGGTGGGACTTCCAATACACAGGCTTTGGTTGATACTAAAAGGATTTGGGATTGAAGTGTTTAGCTAA
- a CDS encoding rod shape-determining protein yields the protein MGLLNIFSRDVGIDLGTANTLVYIRGKGIVIREPSVVAIRSDTREVLAVGEEAKRMIGRTPGNIVAIRPMRDGVIADFDVTQEMLKYFIRKAIKGPLMVHPRVVISVPSGVTEVEKRAVYEAARQAGAREAYLIEEPMAAAIGAGLPVHEPTGSMVVDIGGGTSEVAVISLGGIVTSRSLRIGGNKMDDAIIFYIKKEYNLMIGERTAEEIKINIGSAYPKEEEQEMEIRGRDLVTGLPKTLRVTSSEILEALKEPVSQIVEAIKLTLEKTPPELAADIMDKGIMLTGGGALLDGIDKLIAQETGMPVHIAEAPLDCVAMGTGRALEELEVLRRVTISSKNLA from the coding sequence ATGGGATTGTTGAACATATTCAGCAGAGATGTGGGGATTGACTTGGGTACGGCCAATACTTTAGTGTATATTCGAGGAAAAGGGATAGTTATTCGTGAGCCTTCTGTGGTGGCGATCCGTAGTGATACGAGGGAAGTGTTGGCTGTTGGCGAAGAAGCCAAAAGGATGATTGGTAGGACGCCAGGCAATATTGTTGCAATAAGGCCTATGAGGGATGGCGTGATAGCCGATTTTGACGTTACCCAGGAGATGCTCAAGTATTTTATAAGAAAGGCCATAAAGGGTCCTCTTATGGTGCATCCGAGAGTGGTCATTTCGGTTCCTTCGGGTGTTACCGAAGTTGAGAAGAGGGCGGTTTATGAGGCGGCAAGGCAGGCCGGTGCTCGTGAGGCTTACCTTATTGAGGAGCCCATGGCTGCTGCTATCGGTGCAGGCCTACCGGTACATGAGCCTACAGGTAGCATGGTAGTGGATATAGGCGGTGGTACAAGCGAGGTAGCGGTGATCTCGCTAGGAGGTATAGTAACCAGCAGGTCTTTAAGGATAGGCGGTAACAAGATGGACGATGCCATTATTTTCTATATTAAAAAGGAATACAATTTGATGATTGGCGAGAGAACGGCGGAGGAGATAAAGATCAACATAGGTTCAGCCTATCCCAAAGAAGAAGAGCAGGAAATGGAGATAAGGGGTCGGGACTTGGTAACTGGATTACCTAAGACGTTGAGGGTTACTTCTTCTGAAATCCTTGAGGCTCTGAAGGAACCTGTAAGTCAAATAGTAGAGGCTATTAAACTTACGCTGGAAAAAACCCCGCCTGAACTGGCTGCCGATATTATGGACAAGGGGATAATGCTGACCGGAGGAGGGGCTTTGCTGGATGGTATCGATAAGCTTATAGCACAGGAAACCGGTATGCCGGTTCATATTGCAGAGGCGCCCTTGGATTGTGTAGCCATGGGTACTGGACGAGCTCTAGAAGAGTTAGAGGTTTTAAGAAGGGTTACCATCTCATCCAAGAATTTGGCTTAA
- the mreC gene encoding rod shape-determining protein MreC, whose amino-acid sequence MSFLKGFVGEIISPVQRAIYSVASFIYGSIADIKEWRDLRGNYEKLKERVEQLEKELLRMNELEKQNQRLKKLLDFAVGREDLVVTGARVTGKDPGNWFNVFTIDKGRNQGIEVNMAVVTDQGLVGRVIEVGPNWAKVRSIIDSQSSISGIVERTRDNGIIKGNNAFGMEDGTCSMVYLPLDSEVSEGDKVITSGLGDFLPKGIYIGEVTKVVRYKKDLYKTAIIKPRVDFQRLEEVLVVKGRVGE is encoded by the coding sequence ATGAGCTTTCTTAAAGGGTTTGTTGGAGAGATTATTTCACCTGTTCAAAGAGCAATTTACAGCGTTGCGTCTTTTATTTATGGTTCTATTGCAGACATAAAAGAGTGGCGTGACTTGAGGGGAAATTATGAAAAGCTCAAGGAAAGGGTGGAGCAGCTAGAGAAGGAGCTGCTCAGGATGAACGAACTGGAAAAGCAAAATCAGCGCTTAAAGAAGTTGTTGGATTTTGCTGTTGGGAGAGAGGATTTGGTCGTTACGGGGGCTAGGGTTACGGGTAAGGACCCTGGTAACTGGTTTAACGTCTTTACCATCGATAAAGGGAGAAACCAGGGGATAGAGGTAAATATGGCTGTGGTTACTGATCAAGGGTTGGTGGGTCGTGTAATAGAAGTGGGTCCCAACTGGGCGAAGGTGAGGTCCATCATTGATTCCCAGAGTTCCATAAGCGGTATAGTTGAGAGAACCAGAGACAATGGTATAATAAAGGGCAACAATGCATTTGGAATGGAGGATGGTACCTGTAGCATGGTATATCTTCCATTGGATTCGGAGGTAAGTGAAGGGGATAAAGTGATCACTTCAGGGCTAGGTGATTTTCTCCCCAAAGGGATCTATATTGGCGAAGTGACCAAAGTTGTACGTTATAAGAAGGACCTTTACAAAACCGCCATTATAAAGCCGAGAGTTGATTTTCAACGTTTAGAAGAGGTGCTGGTGGTTAAAGGAAGAGTAGGTGAGTGA
- the mreD gene encoding rod shape-determining protein MreD, protein MKVWVIVSILVGNLIVQATLFPFIELYGVKPDSLMILVVSFALLSGNPTSAVVGLGGGLLQDFLFGKGVGFYALQYMLVGYLVGLVYGRVFTDKLFVPVFFVSVSTILRGLFVFLWMYFAGLDVSLYWLSLKTILPEAIYTVILTPIVYHYMNRLYKHKFMSRRWHFD, encoded by the coding sequence ATGAAGGTTTGGGTCATAGTGAGTATTCTGGTGGGCAATTTGATTGTTCAAGCCACGTTATTTCCTTTTATTGAATTGTACGGCGTTAAACCTGATTCGCTAATGATACTCGTTGTATCGTTTGCTCTTTTGTCGGGCAATCCTACTTCAGCTGTAGTAGGGCTAGGTGGAGGGCTGTTGCAGGATTTTTTGTTTGGTAAAGGTGTAGGGTTCTATGCCTTGCAGTATATGCTGGTGGGATATCTAGTGGGATTGGTTTACGGAAGGGTTTTTACAGATAAATTGTTTGTCCCCGTATTTTTTGTAAGCGTATCGACTATTTTACGAGGATTGTTTGTCTTTTTATGGATGTATTTTGCAGGATTAGATGTGTCTCTCTATTGGCTGTCTTTAAAGACCATTCTGCCCGAAGCCATATATACTGTTATTTTGACGCCTATAGTATATCATTATATGAATAGGCTGTATAAGCATAAATTTATGAGCCGTCGATGGCATTTCGACTAA